The genomic interval ttcaatccccggctccaccggaccaagtgtcaaggtgtccttgagcaagacatctAACCCCaactgctcccgacgagctttcatggctgacaccgccgtcggtgtatgaatgtgtgcgtgaatgtgaggcaaacttgtaaagcgctttggatggccatgggtctgtaaaaagtgctatataaatgcagtccatttaccatatgaggtatgtgagtgctttgttctagtcaaaatattatatataatattatataactATTGCgagataattacatttaatggacattttatgtgaatgctttgttaaagaagaatgtcttaagtttagcttgatcgactgtgtctgatactcgaacattttttttttaagtgaccCTATATAGACTTTTACAATAAATTTGTACATCTGTGATTTTTCATGTTGAATTGTTAGTTTGGTCATGTACTTTTAATATAACAAACTAATTACAGATTTTTGTATTGttaatttagatgaatttgtatataattcaagaaaacagaaaaaatgctgtataaataatatagactattcaTATGAAATATTCATGTTGATACAacaatgttgatatttgtaaataatcaCATATTGACCTAGTtatgtaatatataaatataggcCAGTCATAGACGACCAACTGACATccaaaaaaattacccagttcaaaggTCAAATGTTGACCGTAAATATGGCttccaagtagggtcatggtgGACCTAGTTTGTATGTCtaatagatgtccagaattggtcatggaccgacAGACCCAATAAAGACATGATCTGCACTTCTAGACGTCCAGTGTTAAGTGGGTACAGTACTGTTTAATTATTGTATATTTTGTCTATTCATTTTGGGGAtacattttctggatttttttcctaaatGCTACAACCGACTCTATATATTGACTCTAtccaaaacagacaaaaatagATGCGTCAACAGATGGCGCTGTTGCACGAGCAGGTAAATCAGtgtgcacattacacaaacTATTTCTGATGAAGTGCTACCATCGGGCGCCAGATGtcactacactctaaaaaaaacccttgattaaaacaacccaatataTTTTAGACTAGAGTGTAGATAATAACTCCTTCCTTGGATTATAAAGTTACTTTCCTTCAGGGGGCGCTCAGGAGctttctgaaattctgaatggCTTTAAAGGTGAAATATAAAGTGTTTCTTTAGTATTACAGTTTTTACGAAGCAGAATTTTGAAAATAGGGCCCGGTTTGTCAAAACACCTCACACAATTAACACAACCCTACACCTGTGTAGCACTACATTTCAGATCATTTGCAAAATGGAACACTTTTGTCAAAACTATACACGACTTTATGAAGACAATATTTTGTTACCataagaaacacacacatttcataAGACTTCAATTTTTTTGAACCAGTTACACACAGCTGCTGCTAACCTAAAACACTTTTAGCAAGTCTAATTCTTATTGATTAGAGTACTGCAAGTACAAAGAAAAAGTACAAATATTCAATAGTTTAGCAAACACTACACAAGACCAATATAGCAGACtgagaaaaaatataattaatttctCTCCATATACCCAAATCAGTCAACATGGAGAATCACAACCAATCATGTCCCAGTTGTCATGCTACTGCATTAATTTGCATAACACTGTTAGCTCAGCAGACAACAGACAAACATAAAATACTGTATCTAGTACAGGTTACAATTACactaaataacaacaacaaccataaaaaataatcaacaaaaAAACTGACAATATTGTAAAGAAAATACTACGttcatccctgctgaaaaaaacagcataccagcaataCCAACATACTGTAATGTGTGCTGGTAACCAGCatcattcccatgctggtttggtgctggtttagctggtggtcctcagcataccagcaccagcatcccattcTGGTGATACCCGCAAGACGAGCATatgatgtgttttggtgctggtatgctggtgaccaccagctaaaccagcaccaaaccagcatgggaatgatGACGGTCTATGCTGTTTATTCAGGTGGGATACTAAACATTATCTTTTCACCTAGCTGGATCTGGCCAGAAAATTTCACATCAACATCACAAGCAATATCCTCATAAGCAAGACAACACGGGAAGAACCGTCACAGGCGTCCTCCATGGCCTGAATGAGGGGTACCTGAGCCTGGAGATCGTAAACCTTCCACCGCCATACAGAGAAAAACTCTTCGACATGGTTTAGAAATGGAGAGTATAGTGGAAGGTATAGTACTGTCACTGTGTCAACTGTGGATGTTGTTGAAACCAGTTCTGGACCAAAACAAAGCAGTGGAATGACCCATTGTACCAGATGACAGTGTATTGTTTCTGGTGCATTTAATACCTGCTGTGACAATATGGTGCAATCGGTCCAAAAATGTGAGAATGTGAGGTGTGTATTTAGGGCCCATTTTGGCATGATGGAGGAGAACCCCATGCTGCGTAATGGCAGCACGAAGGGCGATGTTACTCCCAAGTTGCCCTGGGACATTGATTATAGCTTAGTGGCCAATGATATTTCTGCCTTTCCTtgtttcttttgttattttgaacCCTGTCtcatcaatatatatatatatatataaattcatGCAGGACCTGCTGCATTTTTATAGTGCTTAAACCTGATTGGTGTGTCTACAAATTAGCaatagtgtgtttgtgcacctgaTGGCTGTGTTTAACAGATTGGCTCATAAATGTGGTAATTTGACAGTCAGTGCTTTGGAATGCAAGGAAGTGAAATCCTGATAGACTTCTGTGTCTGACGCATACAAGTGTGTAGTGTTTTGCAAATCACTGTGTGTAATGCTTTGCAAATAGTGTGAAGCTGACAATGTGCTTACAGTTGTGCAAATCTAGCCTTGTGTTTTGCTCCTTGAGTGTTAGGTTTTGCTAATTGTGGGAAAAGTTAAATTTTAGTGTgtaagcaatcgtaaaaaactgtaaagtatATCTCAACTTGTATGCCTTAATGCCTTAGTGTTAATACACCATAAATGTAACACATTActcattttaatttcttcctattACACAATTTAAGGCACGTACACAGCATTCCTTTACGTGAAAATGACGTATGGTGGTTGCTTGAGATTCACAGGTTAAATTTTACAACTTGCTGTTGATACAGAAACACTACAAGAAAcactaccctactgaaaaatccatcttaaaccagcataagctggttttagctggtttaaggtggtttacgctggtcctcccagcctgacaaagctgatcatgctggtgggccagctggtattccagcatgaccagctaagtccagctagacctgtggccggttgcataaacatagtcaagacgttaagactgcgtcttaagaataattctgactaactagcaattagttagggctaatcagtcttattatttggatttaaattagaccaatcttcCTGTCTATGtaacatatttaaaacagttatgatcagtcttgaagaaaaaaattcatgactaactttaaagagtcttaaagttttatgcaactGGGCAAAggttaaaatgtgaccaaaacacagctagaccagcttgctacaccagcaaaaccagctaaaaccaagctggggaccagctaaaaccagctcaccagcttatgctggtcttagctgaatTTTTTGTAGGTTATAACTAGCCTACTCTATAAATATACAATGCTTTAATGAAATGATAACGTACAGGACACAGTTTTGTGTATTTTCGTACATTTTGGTCTTGGTCAGAAAAATACTTAAACACAAGCATCGAGTTTGGCTGGCCTATTTTAGACTTCACTACTGACGTGAAAgggtaatgacatttttttttctttattaaattttttctgTGCCTCTTCATAATTCATCTTTAATCATTGTTTTATGGAtgatatttttcacattctttcataaaaaatagaaAGGGATGACGTGATTGTATAAAATCACTACACTATTTATCTATTCTCTGTGTTATGTTGTATTTTCTGTAAGCTATATGAAGTATGTGAGCCCCTGCCATTATAATTCCCTTTTGTACAATAACTAAAAACTAACCGTGACTATCATGACAAAGTAGATTCCTTCACACCGCTTCTGAACAATTGAATTATGATGTTTGGCTCTATTACTCTACATAACAATGTGCTTGGAAAATAGACATCACTGGCATGAAAACGTTCctgttttttaatataataatgaatTGGTTAAACTGGTTTTATGTTGACGGAGGGAAGTGTTTCCTGAAAACATGCTGTACAAAATACAAAAGTAAATCACAATTTACAATCAATACAGAAACCGTAAAAAATATAAGGAAAATAAGTGTTATGACAGATCACAGGAGGGGTTGAACAAAACTAAATCATTTCTGAAGAAACCTACATGAGGCTGCACCCACAAAAGTCATTTCTGAGTTATATATTTCAGGTCAGATCAGAATCGAATGAATGTCCTATTACAGTAATGACATCATGAGGATGCACCTTTATTTTGTCTCATACGTAAATATGTTGCTATTTTAAGCCTTGGACACCATGGTTTTGTTCTTTAGAGCACTGTTTCCAAATCCTCGTTCTCAAATACCCCCTCCCAAAAAATTActctttatttaacacacctgattgaactcatcagcttgttagggagacatgctCTGCGTTCCAGTtttttttatgaccttcccttgctaacttccctcagtctcgttcacttggatgtacgtcattgcttacgttgtacgagtgcccactactgctgaAACACTTGAAGTaggttcaaatggatcgccctaagcccttgatcacatggaaagtggagaccgccccATGTGCAAAGTGCAagttgctgaagtgacgtcacagtcgtgatgcattgtgggatatggagatgcctgaagtgtacatatgaagtagacagaccctcgctccctcgattttgacagagggagcgagggtctgtccatacaaacttccCTCGTCTGCTTGACGGagtggaacgcacttcaaaatggtgacagggattcccccgaggggaagtgcttagggaagttcgcgagtgcgtgtctaaaactggagtggaacgcatCCATGTtaaccattttggaaggaggctgataagttcaatcaagtgttttaaataagaagaCATCTAAAATTTTATCAGAGGGGGTGTTCAAGGaacaggattgggaagcactatTTTAGAGCTAACATAATCCAAAAACGTGCAAAACCTATTATATTTTTCAACGTTAAAGTTAGTTAATCCAATGTTCAGTTCACTGCGCATTATGATTTTGTTAAATAAACGTTTAATTTGGCaattgtattagtaaatgtGGAAATAATGTAGTTAACCCCTTCAGATGTGATTTTCAGTGTTTACagttttttctgaattgctaaaacacatttttttttaaacatcacACATTTTCTCAAACCCTAAAACACAAATCCAAATAGTCAAACTAAATTCACAGAACCCCTGACTCTTCTAGCAGAATCGAACAATCCCTTCAAAACCATTTCACTTGTATTCAAAATCAAACTAAGCTTTCAAATCGTGCACACAAAAGTCTATATTATAGAACATCCATTATACATTTCCCTGAAAAATTAGAAAACACAACATTCAGATATCtgcttacaaaaaaaaaacatgtttattgtatataacaacacacttgacaaatactgttaaaaatcTCTATTACTgtaatttctgtaattatagtgaATACTTTACTGTAAGAACTGCAAGTAAAGCATTCAGTATTACTTTAAGcaataaacaaatatatttattttttatgtttgtgttAGATTGATCAAAATATACTtctttttgtaatatttttcaaCAGCCATTGGAACAGCCCAGTGACTGAGAAGATGAAACTCAAACATGACACGTCAAACAATACTTTGCATGTGAAAACTCTGTAATCTTAATAAGCTCTTTTATTGATATTCTGTTTATGTACTTTGATGCTGAGTTACTGAGTACAtgagatataaaatatagtcCCAGACCTTCAAGTCTTTGGTTAATCATTTATGATCTAATACAAtttaaccaaaacaaataatatatgtCCTTTTAAAGACTTTAATGACATATATAAAGTATTACTAAGAGGAAACATGAAGAAGTTATTATTGCTTTGACCGTAAGGAAAGACCAGAAAAATCAAGTTTCTGCACTGAGGCCATTCAGAATGATTAACTGGGTTTTTCCAGGGTATGTGCTCACTATTGTTATGTTATATATTCACACATATAGGCCATTTAGATTATATCTGGTTAGAATTGTCCCATAATATTAATAGCACTTTTATATTAGTCACAAATTAATCACAAATAGCACTATATCAATATTTGCATTATTCTTACGTTAAATAAAACATTGGATTAGGATTAGCCAAAAATATAGACATGGtcaatatattgtttatttttttattatgacaTCATTAAAGATACTTCTACTGGTGCGTCAAGTGTTTCTATAATACTGAATGAATGCAATTTTGTCACAGTAGCGTATCCATGATGAGCAATATGAAACTGCAGGGCGATGTCAAATATTTTCAGCATGAAAAATGGATAAAAATATCATCTTTTTCCTGGAATCTCTGCGGGTCCTGTACTGGGTCTAAAATTACTTattatgacttaatataaaatattccttaaTTTTTTAacggtctgtcatggacccggTAACACGTATGAGATACTATTTGAAAGCTAAgaatctctactttctgcagatatgcatcactttgagatatgttttactgtatgaaagttatttacacttaattttcACTACCACCCCCCAAAtgttttatatcatttaatattcaaatatattttttcaagtatgacaaataTGAGCAAGCCttatgaaagctctcactctcaggaataatCTACATCTACATTATTTTTGTTCTCTTATCATCACATacaatcgtcgaatgaataatAAGGCTTTGTGAATTTACGTGAAGTGTGAGCTACCTCAGATAGGACAGATATCTGAGGCAAAATGAGTCtgttcacagcattttctttggttgtgtgcattaATAATTCCTTGCTATTGCAAAGTAAAGTACTTTAatatgaaaattttattttcactcccttcagtaaaataagaatagcTTTTGAATTCGACATGCtagatcattcttttttgggtgtttactgtctgctgctggtaacaactgTTAAAGTACACAGAACCAGAGATATCCACTTTCAaagacagtgtttacaacacaaaaaaataaaatttggtggttcatcatatgaaaaacaacataaataataatatttgtcacaaacagcagctttttatataacctCAAAGGGCTTTCtgcaaaattatataaatatttgcatttattacactttatgtggttatgggaacactccaaatgtttttaggcTGAAATTGAATGCAAAATTTCAGTAAATAAGTATTATTCCACCCTTCAGTTGGAACATTGTGAAAAAAATCccttttcctctgtaagctgacaattgctggaatcaaacaaaactttctacagggtttcctgtaaaatgataccaaacttttgtatgtacacctctgcatgtgcgtatgggaagcttttgaatttgggtaggccaaatccaggcggaaattcccaaaatagcctcagagcCTGACAGGTTAATTAAATATGTGATGATGTTTCATTGGAGGAGGAGCCTAATCTATGCATATTATAAACAGCACAATTCCCCTGAAAGCAACAGATAAAGCAGAAGCAGGTATTTCTTTGACTTGAGCAAATGGATTTTTAGATGAGATATGATTCTGGGTTTCTGTGTTGATTGAGTGAATTTTAACATGTCTTTGTCATATTTTTCCACAGTTTTGAGGAAGTTCAATTTAACTGTATTGGTGACGTTTAAGCAGGTAAGCTGTATGTCTCTTTTTAATGTCAACCTGAATAAAATgcaacaaaaatgtgtttgaaaaCTCCTGAGTACTCTCTCTGTATGCACTTTGGGTCATGGCCATGTTTAACACAGCTGTCCTCCACCCATTTACACAGGAGTTAGAtgttttttcaattaaattgcTCACAAAGAAGCATTTTATTCAACTCTGCTCCTGCATAAACACATTCAAATAAATTGTCCTAAAAAagcagagagaagagagaaagtGAAACAAGTAGGTTTTCAGATGTCAAAAAAGGAAATgctcgagagagagagagagagagagagagagagagagagagagagagagagagagagagagagagagagagagagagagagagagagagagaatggaCTCAATCTCTCCTAACACTTTATTCACAGGTTATAAACAGATTTTCTCGCTGCTGAATCTATACAGCTGACATTCAGTCAAATCTTTGAATCAAGGTTGAGAAGATTCTCCAGCAGGTATCTTTAGTCATGGACGTGGCAAACATTAAGGCCGTGTATGAGGAGCAGGGATATCTGTCATCTATATCTGTCCTGAGTGCAGAGGAGCTCCAAAAGGCTCGAGACGCTTTTGCTGAGCTGGAGAGAAAACACGGTGAGTTTGGCTGAACTTAACTCTAATTTTTATTCATTACGCAAATTCCCATGACTTTCCAGGCTGAGAGATATTCGTTTTAAAATGCCCTGCTATTTCCATGTTTTCCATGACCCTGAATTTAAGCCTGGAATAACAGAGTTGCTCTTCTTCATTTGTCAGGTGAAGAATACACGGCTTACAGCCTTCACAACATTCATATGGAGTGTGATTGGGTAATGGCCCTCGCCAAGCACCCTAAGCTTCTTGAGGTGGTGACAGCAGCTTTGGGCCCTGACGTCCTCCTGCTCGACTCCAGATTCATCTGCAAATATCCAGTGACTAAAAAGCGACAGAATAATGTCATCATCAACCAATTAGGCAACAACTGTGACGAGAAAAAAGAAGCAGATGCCAACGAGAAAGATGGCATGCCGTTTGTGGCCTGGCATCAGGACATGAAGTAAATCATGTCATACAtagcaaagtaaaaaaaaaatttttgtcttTTAGAAGTGGGATTGTAAGTCATCATATGTTGGTTTCAGGTACTGGGGTTTTGACGGAGGTCCAGTTTTGTCAGTCTGGCTTGCCCTGGACGATTCACTCGAGGATAATGGAGCCTTGCAGGTTATTCCAGGTACAAATAAACTCGTCCTTATAAAAAACTGGGATTGAAAAAACATGTATACATGAAAATGTAATAGACAAAAGTCACTGTGTACTAATGAAACTAATTCAGAATGATTTCAACTTCATTCAAGGTTTATAAATTACCCTTAAGTATCACTTTGTATTGCCATGCTTTTGCGCTTTATATTGTTGGTTTTGTTTTGTCAgtgaattattttgtatatcTTACAGGAAGTCATCGTTCCGGTCTTCTACCTCATCACCAATCAAAACGAGATGGTAACATGTTGAGTGTCAATCAAGAAATCCCAGAAGAGCTGTTGGAGACTGAGAAAGCAGTCTTATGTCCTCTGTTAGCTGGTCAGATGTCTGTAAGTAAAATCTCCTGTATATATAAATCACTGCTGCATATCTGAGCATTCATTGTTTTGAGTCctgtttttatttactgtaggtCCATGATGGACTTCTGGTTCATGCCAGTGATCCGAACACGTCCAACAGGAGGCGCTGTGGATATGTCATCCGTTACGTTCCCACGTGTACATATCCAATACAGGTCAAATCTCTCTCACTCAATAAAAACGATTTCTCATACTGTCTATATTCAGACATCAACATGTTGAATGTGGCTGAATGTATTTTTCTTTTGGCAGGATCCTGAACGGCCGAGGACTTTCTCTGCTACGGTGCTGGTCAGTGGTTTTGACAAATATAACCACTTCTCCAAGCAAAGCGTCAATGTATGAGGATTGTATTAAAGATTACAGTATATTTAAGATGGGTGATTTGGCAAAATGTTCAAAATAAGCACTCACAATACACTATATGTCATTTTGGTGCTTTAactgtttcaatatttttcttcaCAAGCAGCACCTTGTTGGTGCTTCTACCTGTAAATTGTAATTGTGTAATTTCCTGGCTTTTGGGGACATGATAAGTTATTTAAAATGTGATATGATTTAGCCTTAAACTGAATAGTCTTGTTCTGAACCTGTTActgattttattaataaattgtTCAGCTCTACTTTTGAATTTATGTTGATTTATTTGCATGCCATTCAACAGAACTATGTGGGAAAAACATTCATACAATATAGTGACTTTATACATGTGGtaaaatgatattaaaatatGGAATTAAAGACATCAACAGTGCTCtgaacaaaatgaaaataataggTTTGTGCCCAATGAGAGTTCAGCTCGCAGCATCTCTTTGGGTTTTATTGATGATACAGAATGAAAAggagaagagaactgaaatctaATGAATAACAGAATATTGCTGTTACGACCCTTCTTTTGACTCTTTAAAAATTATTGAAAGGGAACACTTTTAAAAACAGTTCAGACACGTCACcaataaatcacaattaaagGTTGAAAATTAACAAGAGACACAAAAAGTGAGaattcaaaaataaatgtaatgtaggGAATAGAGGATACAAAAAGTAAGAATTTATTAATACCCAAATGAAGACTAACAGAGGGAACAGCAGGATTGAGCCAAAAAAAAACGAACTAAGCCGAAACCAGTCTAATCCTAAACTGAAAGgaaataataaaagaaaaatcttcaACGTCTGTGACGTCGTAAACTAACTTATTCTGAACTAACCAAACAAAAACATACAGAGTGGCACAAATCCCAAACCTGATGTACATAACAAAAGTATACTACATGTGTGCAAATGTAAAACAAGGGGTGGGCTTACCTAACCCCTCTGAGTCGTAACTCGTAACTCaagttaataataaaacagaaacaaaCAGGTCACAATCAAATAAAGCAAAAAGTGTCTCTCCCAGACCGGCTGCAGCGTCTCGCTTAAATAGTGCACTCTCCAGGTGTATCGTATCCTAAAAATTAAAGGAGCCCGCCCCTCACAGTGGACCTCCAATCGACCCTTCATTAAAGATTGACAGATGAAAAAGCCAATCAGCACGTCGCCATGCGCAAGTGAAAGCAAAAgagaggcagagagagagaaaacacaaaccaaaaaaaaccacacatatccaaaaacattttacacgtCCCTATAGGGACGTAACAATTGCAAACACAATACTGTTCATAAAAAGcttatatttttgttaaatgcgGTATATATGACCTGTCCGTCCAGACTAAgtctcaaaatattttaatttatttatttcaaaataaaatgtatttatatcaCAGTTATTTTTACAAAGAAAAATAAGCACAGAAAACAGGaacattattaaatatatagtatAGAATACATGTTATTATTGCCGATTTTATTGTCCTCAGAGATAGATAATTCATAAGCAAATGAAAAACACTTTTTCAACTATCGAACATATAGTCAATCAATATGATAGATAATATAAGTCATAAAAAAACTAGACATGCCTTTCTACATAACGTTATTTGGTATAATTCAATGTgttcgtgtggtttatggttcaaaaaacacattattttccaaataccatacatttttgtagcttcagatttcactctctttctgaaacgcactagcctgggaaaacccagacaacttccagcaaatttagatttgctctgAAAGTAGTCTGTCAAAGAGGCCATTGAAGCCCATTAATGCAGAGAAATTGCGGCACTTGAGCAAAGAACAACACTCGAAGCGTTCATATCTAAAAAAGATTTTAGCGCTGTCTTACAAACTGGATTCGGCAAAAGTCTGTTATACCAGTTTGCAACTCTGGTAGTGGTGCATACTAGAGGATGACACGGGAGTGGATTTTCAAACCGTCCCACTCCCACAAAAAAAATCCTGTCCCGTCCCAATCcgacaaaaaaacattaaaatcctTTCCCGATCCCAGTAGAATGACTCCTATTCCCTCCCATTTCCTCCCACTCccgtgttgttgtttttttaccagAATCTGTCagttacagtaaaaaaatacagtacaggTACATACATAGCACagtttatgttactttattgAACTGAAAGCAAACAATGCTCATTAAACACATTAAATTTCCTGTAAATCATCCGTGCTATTGATTTTGACTTAAATGGActgtattttaatatattgcTGGGCCAATTATTATGTGGTAATCACTCCCGGGTGTCGGCCAGAACACAAGAACCAGAGGATTAATTGGATTAATGGTCATACAACCTtccattaaaggggacagagaatgaaaaaccatttttaccttgtctttgttttataatgatagtctacccacattcacaaacatacaaaaagttctagacatgctaaacatctcagtctcatagaaattcctcttttagaaatgtcagccagaaaacagcccaatctgaaaaactgatgcttatgacatcacaggcatctaactgcccctccactttaaaataattggctacattttttgagtggcagcaaagtcagccaatcagtaatgagattgcaagttaagccagtagggggagccaaataggtgcaaaaccacttgtttaaaatcccccaccctaatagagctatctgagagaggtttttaggaagcttctaaggcattacagacccaaacaaaaacaatttttgtctacatgtcacatcacagaacaaggataaatactccgttcaatcattctatgtcacctttaatatgCACTTAATCTGTGCTTGTGTGGTTCtgcaacaacaaataataaacaaGAATAAAAGCCTTATGAAAGAACATtaatatacatttgtttaaataaccAGCATTAACAGCAGTTCAAAATATGCAAAAGTATACAAGATACCGTGAAATGGCGTCATATGTTCTAAAACGTGACTAGCAATAATGCACATGTATCAgataacatatacagtaaataacagTATCTGTTTGTTAGAATTGTTAAATAACTAAGTATTAGAACTATACAATCTCCAATATAAGGAAACAATACTGAATAAATATGTACAAGTTAAACTAACACAAATATAAACTGGGTACCATGATGACTATATTAATGTGAAGATTCGCGCTCTCTAACAGCTTCATTTACATATGAATGATAACTGACAATATAACATAAAAGACGTGATAATCTTTGCTGCTAATATAAAGACAAATAGAAAAAGCTTACTATTCGGCACTGATGCAACAATAAAGCACAGAAACTATCCAAACAGCAGGAATTCTCTTTGCAACACAACTCTTGTCACACGCTTATCTCTCAGTCTCGATCAGAGCCGCACACAGGGAGCGCTGTTCCCTTTTCTCATAAGCGCTCAGGCTGCATTGGAGCGCATCACTATGCACCAGGGATGCGCATCCGTGAACATTcatgcaattaaaaaaaagatggcGCCGGTGTGTGTGGCAGGCCGTCTGCTCTCGGTGttgcatgttttgtttttaatgtttgtaatgtttttattgtctCCCTTGTCCTGCCACTCTCTTATTGTTTACGAACGTCAACAATTGATTGATATTCTCCAACTTATGCCCAAGTCGTGCAGGACTTATGAAACGCTTTCTGAATTTGATTGTGTTCGTTTCAACCTACCTCCGGAATCCCCGGGAATCCATGAGCGTCCGCGCTGGCAAGCATTTGGTGTCGTGAGT from Misgurnus anguillicaudatus chromosome 16, ASM2758022v2, whole genome shotgun sequence carries:
- the LOC129422445 gene encoding probable alpha-ketoglutarate-dependent hypophosphite dioxygenase isoform X1, with translation MSLSYFSTVLRKFNLTVLVTFKQVEKILQQVSLVMDVANIKAVYEEQGYLSSISVLSAEELQKARDAFAELERKHGEEYTAYSLHNIHMECDWVMALAKHPKLLEVVTAALGPDVLLLDSRFICKYPVTKKRQNNVIINQLGNNCDEKKEADANEKDGMPFVAWHQDMKYWGFDGGPVLSVWLALDDSLEDNGALQVIPGSHRSGLLPHHQSKRDGNMLSVNQEIPEELLETEKAVLCPLLAGQMSVHDGLLVHASDPNTSNRRRCGYVIRYVPTCTYPIQDPERPRTFSATVLVSGFDKYNHFSKQSVNV
- the LOC129422445 gene encoding probable alpha-ketoglutarate-dependent hypophosphite dioxygenase isoform X2, with the translated sequence MDVANIKAVYEEQGYLSSISVLSAEELQKARDAFAELERKHGEEYTAYSLHNIHMECDWVMALAKHPKLLEVVTAALGPDVLLLDSRFICKYPVTKKRQNNVIINQLGNNCDEKKEADANEKDGMPFVAWHQDMKYWGFDGGPVLSVWLALDDSLEDNGALQVIPGSHRSGLLPHHQSKRDGNMLSVNQEIPEELLETEKAVLCPLLAGQMSVHDGLLVHASDPNTSNRRRCGYVIRYVPTCTYPIQDPERPRTFSATVLVSGFDKYNHFSKQSVNV